The Rhizobium rhizogenes sequence AGCTTGTAGCTCGCCCGCACATCGGCGATCGTATAGGGATCGATCGCATAAATGGCCTTGTTATCCGTGTCGGAATAATAACCGTCGAGATGGCGTACCTGGCCTGAGACGGTGAACTTGTCCGTCACGTCCCAGCTTGCGCCGACAGTGAAGCTATAACCCGGCGACTTGGCGAATTCCTTGCCGACATAGGCGGCATTGCTGGAAATCTCGTCGATCTTCGTCTTCAGCAGACCGGCGCTGGCCTTCAGCGTCAGATTGTCGAGAACCCGATAATCCGCGCTGATTTCCAGACCGTAAGCATGGGCCTCTTCGGCATTGACCGTGTAGGATTCGCTGATGCCCGTGGAGACGACGACCGGCACGTTAAACTGGGCATTCTTCATGTCCATGTAGAACAGGTTGCCGTTCACCGTCAGCGTATCGTCCAGCAGGCTGGCGCGGGTGAAGAGCTCGTAGTTCCAGATGGTTTCCTTGTCGAAGGTGCGCCATTTGCTGGTCGTCAGGTCGAATGCGACGCCGCCGGGATTGTAACCACGGCTGATCAGGCCGCCCACCGTCCAGTCGTCATTGATGGCATAGGCAAGCGACGCCTTGGGCAGGATTTCCGAGAAGGTTTCGTCATAATCGACCGAGCTGGTGCTGGTGGCACTCAGCGTCCGGTAACCGGAGCGCTGGATCTGGTCCTGCTGGTAACGCAGGCCGCCCGTCAGGGTCCATTGGTCGGTCAGGCGATAGCTCAGCTCGCTGAAGAGACCGAGATTGTCCTTGGTATCGTTGAAACGCGAGGTTCCGCGCAGATAAAGTATCTCGTCGGCTTTCGTATGCGCGTAATAAATACCCGCGACACCGCTCAGCACATCTTCCTGATCGCCGAATGTCACACGCGTCTCGTGGGAGGTGTTCTTCAGGTCGATATCGGCATCACCCGTATTCGCAATGCCGACCCGGCGTTTGGCGATGGACGAGGAGAACTGTGTCTGATTGAACAGTTTCACGCCGTTTTCGAAATCGTAATTGATGTCGAGAATGCCGGTATTGGTGTACTGGCTGAAATTCGGCATCGTTGTGGTGACGTGGTTGAGATCCTCGAAGGGACGCGACGCCGCTTCCTGGCTCGGTCGGTTGGAGGCATTGTAGGAATAGGTCAGCTTGGTCGAAAGACCGGGGATTTCCGACGGTTCCCACAGAAGCTTGAAGCGACCGTTGAACTCCTTGAAGTTCTGGTCCGTGCCCTCATGGGCGAATGCGGAATTGATGTAGTCGATGAAGGTATCGCGGCCGGAATAATCGATCGCCATGCGTGCCGCCAGCTCATCCTCGATCAGCGGACCGGAAAAGGCGAAGGAACCGCGCTTCTGGTGATAGTTGCCGATTTCCGCCTGATAGCTGGCTTCCGGCGTAAAGGTCGGGTCCTTGGTGTTGACGAGGATCGCGCCGGCAATGGCGTTTGCACCCTGAGAAGTGGTCTGCGGGCCACGGAAGACCTCGATGCTGTCCACGTCCCAGATGGAGCTCGCACCATAGATGAACTCGTTATAACCGAGATAATGGCCGTCGACATTGATCGTGGCGCGCGGCACCGTGCCGGTGAAGAAGGCGATGGAGCCCGTATTCGGCCCCTGCGTATCCTGTCCGCGAATGATGGGTGCACTGACATTGTCGGTGTAGACGATGTTCGGAATATCCTTGATCGCTTCCGACACGGTCGGGTCGCCGGTCTTTTCCTTTTTGATTTCCTCAGCGGTTTTGACTGACACGGACGATGCCGTGTTCTTCATGTCGCGCGCCACTTTTTCACCGGTCACGACGATCGGCTTCAAGACGGTGGTGCCCGCCGCATCAGCCTGCTGATCCTGACCGAGAACCGGCGTCACAAACATTGTCGCCAGCGTCAGGGCGCTGACCCCGCTCATCAAACGACCGTTAGAACTAAACCCCATCACACACCCCTAATAAACATGAGTATTAAAGTCATATTCAAGTAACGGAAGCGTTATCTGTTTCGCAATAGAGAATGCATTCCGTATTGCGGACAAACAGGGTTCCGCAACGGGATGTGCCATATTTACAACAAAGTTTATCGACCGCCTTTGCCCCGCGTGAAAGGCAACACATCCGAACCACCCGTTTTCCCGCCAGAAATCGATTCCGATTTGTCGGCTGATGCGTTAGGCATGGTCAGGCCATGAACGGGGGAATCGGCTTGAGCACCATGGATGACGACGCGGACGACCTGCCGGAAAACGAGGGCGAGAAGCGCTCGGCCCTCATCCAGTCCGTATCGATCGCGGCGCGTTTTCTAAATCTCCTCGCCAGATCGGATACGGCGCTGGCACTTGGCGAACTGGCCAAACGTGCCGGCACCGGCCGCTCCACCGCGCATCGTTACATGCAAAGCCTCGTGCGCGAGGGGCTGGTGACGCAGGACCCGGCAAGCGGCAGCTACGATCTCGGACCTGCGGCGCTGGGGATCGGTATCAGCGCGCTGAGGCGAATCAATCCGGTCGAAACCGCCGGCCGCCAGATGAAAGCGCTTGCCTCCGAGATCGGCGCCAGCTGCGGCGTGGCGATCTGGACCGAACGCGGCCCGACCGTGGTGCGATGGGCGAGAAGCGCCAGTTTTTCCATCAGCACCGTGGCGCTGGGCGATGTTCTGCCGCTGGACAACAGCGCCTGCGGGCTGGTTTTTCAGGCTTACCTTCCGCCGGAGAGGATAACCGCCGTGCGCAGGCTGCAACCGGCCGCCTTTCGTGGCTCCCGGCCAGAGGCCGGCATTCTGGAAACCATCCGTGAGGTCGGTGGCGCGGAACTCAATGAACATCTGTTCTCCGCCCTGACTGGCAAGGCCGCACCGGTTTTCGACGCGCAGGGCGAACTCTGTTGTGTCGTCACCACCGTATCCTTCGTCGCCACCGCCGAGACGGAGCAGCATTTTTCCCGATTGATCGAAGCAGCACAAAAGGCGACAGCCGAATCCGGCGGAGCATAGGCTTATTCGGCCAGATGCTCCGCAAAGGTGCGGCCGGAATAGGCCGTGCGGAACAGCCCGGCATCGGCAAGCCCTGGCAGCAGGCGCTCCAGCACCAGCCGCATGGAGGCGACCGACCCACCCGGCACCGCAACAAAACCGTCGATGGCACCGGCCATCGCCCATTCGCGGATAGTCCCAACAGCATCCTCGACCGTGCCGATGATCTGCCAATGGCCGGATCCCATCACCTCTGGACGCCGCAGCAAATCCGCGACGCTCAGCGTCTCGCGCTCGATCAGCCGTCGCAACAGGTTTGCGTGGGTGCGGCTTCTCGGTGTCTCCGGCGGTGGCGGCAGATCAGACGCTGTCACCACCCGCGTGAGCGGCCAGTCGGCGAGATCAAGGCCGGTCATATCGCGGATGGAGGCAAAGGCACGGGCGCGGTTGGCTCGGGAATGGGTCTCCGCAAAGAGTTCAAGTGCCTCCCTGCCGGTGTCGGCGAGATAGAGGCTGAGGCCCGGCATCAGCTTCACGCTATCGGGGTTGCGGCCATGCCCCTCGGCACGCCGCCGCAAATCCGCCCTGAGCTCGATGGCCGCCTGCATATCCGGCGTGGAGGCAAAAACCGCATCCGCCACCGACGAGGCGAAATCACGGCCCTCGGGAGAAGCGCCCGCTTGCACCAGCGGAATGCGGCTGGCATGGGCCGGCAGGTTGAGCGGGCCCTTGACGCTGAAATGCCTGCCCTCGTGAGCCACCGGCCGCACCAGCGAGGAATCGGCGAACCGCCCGTTTTCCCTGTCGAGCTTCAGCGCCTCATGGGGAAAGCTTGCCCACAGCTCCTTCACCACCTGTGTGAATTCGGCGGCGCGCTCGTACCGTTCCTGCGGCGATGGCATTTCCTTAAGGCCGAAATTTTCGTGCCCCTCCAGCGCCGTGACGATATTCCACCCCGCGCGGCCGTTGCTCAGCCAGTTCAACGACTGAATCTGGCGGGCCACCACATAGGGCGGCAGAAATGTGGTCGATACGGTGGACAACAGGCCGACATGGCTGGTTTCCCGCGCAATTGCGGCGAGAAGCATGGTCGGGTCCATGCTGGCAAATCCGCCGCCGGTTTCCAGCCCCTCGGTGCGCAGGAAAAGCGTATCGGGCCGGAAGACGAAATCCACATGCGCCGCCTCCGCGCGCTGCGCCAGATCGACGAAATAATCGCTGGAAAACACCCCGTTTATATCGCTGTCCGCACGCCGCCACGCTTCGCCGCTGAGCCAGGTTGGGGCCAGCGACATGCCGACATGGAGCTTGGCTGCGACTGACATGATGCACCTCGACTGAAATAACCGGTAAGAAATCCGCGCGCTGAATCGGCAAATTTCGATTTGTGGAGAGTTTTACTATAGTTTAGTGTCGCTTCAAGATCAGAGCATCGCACTCGCCGGAACAAATCCTGAATTCTGCGAATTCGATGTTTAAAATCAATGTATTAGCATACCATTGCGGCGTCTCGACGCATGCTCACATGAATAACAGGAGTTGTATCCGGTGCTTGACGCGACGGACCTTCACGCCAGCTATGGACATGTTCCCGTCTTGAGAGGACTGTCCGCCCGTTTCCGAGCCGGCCGGGTGACGGCGCTGGTCGGCCCCAATGGCTGCGGCAAGTCGACGCTGCTGAAAACCATCATGGGTTTCGTGCCTTTGTCATCAGGCGCGATAAGGCTTGGTGAGCGTTCAGTCGGCGAGATCGGACGCCGCGAACTGGCGCGACGTATCGCCTATCTGCCGCAGGAATGCCATTGCCCTGACTATATGACGCTTGGCGAGCTGATCGAGCTTGCCGGTTACGCCCGTTACGGGCTTGGCGGCGGCCCGACCGAGCGCGACCGGGCGCTTTTCGCTGACGCGCTGAAGACCGTCGGGCTGGAAGACAAGGCGAAAGCACAGGTCAACACGCTGTCCGGCGGGCAGCGGCAGCGCGCCTTCATCGCCATGGTGCTGGCACAGGATACGGACGTGATCCTGATGGACGAGCCGGTCAACCATCTCGACATGAAATATCAATATGCCGTTCTTGGCCTCGTGCGCGAATTGACCGACAGGCACGGCAAGACCGTGATCGTCGTGCTGCACGATCTCAACCTCGCCTCCACTTTCGCCGATGATGTCATCATGCTGAAAGCCGGGCGGGTTCTGGCATCCGGGCCGGTTCAAAAAACCGTCACGCCCGAAAATGTCGCCGAGGTCTTCGATCTCGAAGCCGATATCTTCTCGCGTCAGGGTCGGCTCATCTGCGTGCCCAAGCTGGAGCGGCAGGAACAGGCCATTCCGGCATGACCTCGAAAATAACGCTGATTTTCGCCACAGCACTGCTGCTGGCCGCCATTCTCGCCATCAATCTGCTTGTCATGACCGGCGACATGCCGCTTGCCGAAATACTTGCAACGCTCTGGCGCGGCGAGGCCGAAACCTATGAGCAGTCGGTGCTTCTCTACCAGCAAATCCCGCGCTCGCTGATTGCAATCTATGTGGGGGCGACTACGGCCGTCAGCGGCTGCGTGCTGCAAGGGCTTGTCCGCAATCCCCTCGCCTCACCCTCCACCCTTGGGCTGAATGCCGGTGCGACGCTTTTTGTGGTCACCGGCGCGCTGGTGTTTGATGTCTCTCCCGAAATACAGGGGCTTACCGCACTCGCGGGCGCCGGTTTCGGTTTCATCGCCTGCTTTTTCGTTGCGCGTCTCGCCGGACGGGCGAACGATCCGCGCGGCCTGTCGCTCATCCTTGCGGGCGCACTGGTTTCCATGCTGCTGATCGGCGTCACCAACGCCCTGCTTCTTTCCAACCCAACACGCCGCGCCGAGTTCCTGAGTTGGGTGGGTGGCAATATCAATCACGTCTATGCCGAGCGGCTCACCGACTTCTGGTGGATCGGCGCCATTGCGATGGTGATCTTGTTGTCGGTCGCACGGCCGCTGACGCTCGTTCTGCTGGGCGCGGAAAAAGCCGCCTCCGCCGGTGTGAATGTGACGCGCATTTCCCGGGTCGCGCTCTTCGCCACCATGCTGGCATCAGGCTCGGCCGTGGCGATCTGCGGCCCGATCGGTTTCGTCGGCCTCATCGTGCCGCATATGATCCGGCCGCTGGTCGGCGTGAATTTCACGCTCGCTCTGCCGGCTTCCGCGCTGGTCGGCGCGGGCCTTTGCGTGCTGGCCGATCTTGGCGCCCAGACCCTGTTTGCACCCTATGTGGTCAATACCGGCCTGTTCATGGACCTGCTCGGCGGCCTCGTCTTCATCGTCATCGTCAAGCGCTTTTATCTTTCGCCTTCGCAAAAGGGGCTGTCATGAAACGACATTTCGCCACCGACGGCAAAGCGGTGCTCAGGCTGCCGAGCGGCCTGCAAATCGGCATCGGCAATCTGAAGGCCGGTGTCGCGCTGATGGGGCTGGCGCTTGTGCTCGCCGCAATGTCCGTCAGCCTCGGCAATACCGAAACAGGTCTGTTCGACCTTTTGCGCGGTCTTGCCGGCGGACATCTGGGCGACGATCAGGCCTATGCGCTATGGACGGTGCGGCTGCCGCGCATCCTGCTCGGTTTCATGGCCGGCTGGAGTGTGGCGCTGGCAGGCGCCATGCTGCAATCCGTCGCCCGCAATCCGCTTGCCGATCCCGGCCTTTTCGGCCTGAGCCAGGGGTCGATGACCACCATCATGCTGCTTCTGGTGCTGGTGCCGGCCGCGCCGAAAACCATGGTAGCGCTTGCGGCCGTCGGCGGCGGTCTGGCTGTGGCCTTCCTCCTGATCGCGCTTGTTGGGCGTGAACGTTCGAGCGGCCTTGCCATATTGCTGATGGGCATCGCAATTGAATCGGCGCTTTCCTCCGTTTCCTCGGTGCTTCTGCTCTACACGCCGGCCGAAACCTCGCTGTCGCTGGCCGACTGGATGGCGGGTTCGCTGTTTCAGGCAAGCTGGTCGACCATCCTCGTTTTCGCGCCCCTCTTCGCCGCAAGCCTTGTGGGTATTTTCCTCATCGGCCGGGCGCTTGCCATCTTCGATCTCGGCAATGAAATGGCCATGGCGCTTGGCGAAACCGTCCGGCATTCGCGCCCGCTCGTCATCGTTTTCGCGGTCATCCTCAGTGCCTCCTCCGTTACTGCGGTTGGCCCGCTGACCTTCCTCGGCGTCATCGCCCCGCATCTCGCCACCTTCGTTTCGCCCGCCGTCGGCCGTGCCAGGCTTTTCCTGTCGGGGCTCACCGGCGGCATATTGGTGGTAACCGCCGATACGCTGTCGCGCGGGCTGGTGGCAGACACACCGATGCCGATCGGCCTTG is a genomic window containing:
- a CDS encoding TonB-dependent receptor, whose product is MSGVSALTLATMFVTPVLGQDQQADAAGTTVLKPIVVTGEKVARDMKNTASSVSVKTAEEIKKEKTGDPTVSEAIKDIPNIVYTDNVSAPIIRGQDTQGPNTGSIAFFTGTVPRATINVDGHYLGYNEFIYGASSIWDVDSIEVFRGPQTTSQGANAIAGAILVNTKDPTFTPEASYQAEIGNYHQKRGSFAFSGPLIEDELAARMAIDYSGRDTFIDYINSAFAHEGTDQNFKEFNGRFKLLWEPSEIPGLSTKLTYSYNASNRPSQEAASRPFEDLNHVTTTMPNFSQYTNTGILDINYDFENGVKLFNQTQFSSSIAKRRVGIANTGDADIDLKNTSHETRVTFGDQEDVLSGVAGIYYAHTKADEILYLRGTSRFNDTKDNLGLFSELSYRLTDQWTLTGGLRYQQDQIQRSGYRTLSATSTSSVDYDETFSEILPKASLAYAINDDWTVGGLISRGYNPGGVAFDLTTSKWRTFDKETIWNYELFTRASLLDDTLTVNGNLFYMDMKNAQFNVPVVVSTGISESYTVNAEEAHAYGLEISADYRVLDNLTLKASAGLLKTKIDEISSNAAYVGKEFAKSPGYSFTVGASWDVTDKFTVSGQVRHLDGYYSDTDNKAIYAIDPYTIADVRASYKLQDELEFYAYVKNVFDERAPTLMKENRGIGGIEASMTEPRMFGIGVRGTF
- a CDS encoding IclR family transcriptional regulator, with amino-acid sequence MDDDADDLPENEGEKRSALIQSVSIAARFLNLLARSDTALALGELAKRAGTGRSTAHRYMQSLVREGLVTQDPASGSYDLGPAALGIGISALRRINPVETAGRQMKALASEIGASCGVAIWTERGPTVVRWARSASFSISTVALGDVLPLDNSACGLVFQAYLPPERITAVRRLQPAAFRGSRPEAGILETIREVGGAELNEHLFSALTGKAAPVFDAQGELCCVVTTVSFVATAETEQHFSRLIEAAQKATAESGGA
- a CDS encoding NtaA/DmoA family FMN-dependent monooxygenase (This protein belongs to a clade of FMN-dependent monooxygenases, within a broader family of flavin-dependent oxidoreductases, the luciferase-like monooxygenase (LMM) family, some of whose members use coenzyme F420 rather than FMN.), which encodes MSVAAKLHVGMSLAPTWLSGEAWRRADSDINGVFSSDYFVDLAQRAEAAHVDFVFRPDTLFLRTEGLETGGGFASMDPTMLLAAIARETSHVGLLSTVSTTFLPPYVVARQIQSLNWLSNGRAGWNIVTALEGHENFGLKEMPSPQERYERAAEFTQVVKELWASFPHEALKLDRENGRFADSSLVRPVAHEGRHFSVKGPLNLPAHASRIPLVQAGASPEGRDFASSVADAVFASTPDMQAAIELRADLRRRAEGHGRNPDSVKLMPGLSLYLADTGREALELFAETHSRANRARAFASIRDMTGLDLADWPLTRVVTASDLPPPPETPRSRTHANLLRRLIERETLSVADLLRRPEVMGSGHWQIIGTVEDAVGTIREWAMAGAIDGFVAVPGGSVASMRLVLERLLPGLADAGLFRTAYSGRTFAEHLAE
- a CDS encoding ABC transporter ATP-binding protein — encoded protein: MYPVLDATDLHASYGHVPVLRGLSARFRAGRVTALVGPNGCGKSTLLKTIMGFVPLSSGAIRLGERSVGEIGRRELARRIAYLPQECHCPDYMTLGELIELAGYARYGLGGGPTERDRALFADALKTVGLEDKAKAQVNTLSGGQRQRAFIAMVLAQDTDVILMDEPVNHLDMKYQYAVLGLVRELTDRHGKTVIVVLHDLNLASTFADDVIMLKAGRVLASGPVQKTVTPENVAEVFDLEADIFSRQGRLICVPKLERQEQAIPA
- a CDS encoding iron ABC transporter permease → MTSKITLIFATALLLAAILAINLLVMTGDMPLAEILATLWRGEAETYEQSVLLYQQIPRSLIAIYVGATTAVSGCVLQGLVRNPLASPSTLGLNAGATLFVVTGALVFDVSPEIQGLTALAGAGFGFIACFFVARLAGRANDPRGLSLILAGALVSMLLIGVTNALLLSNPTRRAEFLSWVGGNINHVYAERLTDFWWIGAIAMVILLSVARPLTLVLLGAEKAASAGVNVTRISRVALFATMLASGSAVAICGPIGFVGLIVPHMIRPLVGVNFTLALPASALVGAGLCVLADLGAQTLFAPYVVNTGLFMDLLGGLVFIVIVKRFYLSPSQKGLS
- a CDS encoding iron ABC transporter permease; protein product: MKRHFATDGKAVLRLPSGLQIGIGNLKAGVALMGLALVLAAMSVSLGNTETGLFDLLRGLAGGHLGDDQAYALWTVRLPRILLGFMAGWSVALAGAMLQSVARNPLADPGLFGLSQGSMTTIMLLLVLVPAAPKTMVALAAVGGGLAVAFLLIALVGRERSSGLAILLMGIAIESALSSVSSVLLLYTPAETSLSLADWMAGSLFQASWSTILVFAPLFAASLVGIFLIGRALAIFDLGNEMAMALGETVRHSRPLVIVFAVILSASSVTAVGPLTFLGVIAPHLATFVSPAVGRARLFLSGLTGGILVVTADTLSRGLVADTPMPIGLALTLIGVPLFILTLRLQSLRRTNSH